CATTGTCAAATCGCATGGTTTGATCAATTCATTGCTCCATTTAAATTCCCTGCTTGATCGCATTACCTATATCAGTACCTTTCGGGCTATTGGTGTCTCAGCTAGCTTCAGCCATTCTATATGTTGTGTGACACTTCTTACCTTAACGGTCGAATAACCGGCGTCATTGTATATTGCACACGGCTGATGAACCAGCTCCAGAATTGTCCAAACGGCGTTTCATTCCTTCCAGATAAACCTCTCGATTGAACAGTCCGGCTGCGAGTGGTACGCTGTATGGAATATACGTTAAGACAGAATTCAGATAAAATAGGCTAAACACACAATCGAAGCGATGAGCACTTAAAATCGCTTAACTTACGTATCAATACCAGGCCGGATAATATTCCGGAACAGTGCCCATACCGGCTTATGATCGGATGATGTTATGCTCTGCACGGAATCATATGCCAGACATTTTACCGGCGAGGGAGGGTGTGAAATTTTACCTCCAGGAGGTAAATTTGAGCTACGCCGATGAACGGTAGTTACTGGTAATGGTTTAAATTTGTACAATATCCGATCGGTGTACGCGGGAGCACGTTGTTTACTAGAGGAATCGAAACGCTGTGTACCGGGATCGTACTGGAACggaatatgaataaaaaagcaaacattaaaaccATGCACGCGCGAGATTCAAGATCAATTCATTCGTGGGACAATTAAACTTACCTTATACGTTGGCGGGAAGGTAATTTTGGCTTCTCGGAACCCACGAAAGGCAGCTCCATCCGATAGCACTGAAGTCAGCTGATCCGTATGCATAAACCCGTGCGGCAAATGAGCCGGTAGCGGGAATTGTGTCGTTTCGATCCACTGCATCAGCTTCTCTCTCGGTTCACTCAGACGAAAGTTTAGATCCCCACACCAATACACGCTATCAAAATTTTGCGTAACGTCCTTGTTCCGGTGTTTCACCGTCAGGTTGCGCGGAAGATCGAGTGCGTGTATGATCTTTTTAACGTCCGATACGCGTTCTTTCACTTTCTGCTGGTGAGCCGTCAAGTGTGACGTGACGAACAGGAACGAGGTGCCAAACAGGCAAAACGAGATCGCGACCGCACCTTTAGTGCGAAAGGCTGTACCGGGCCGTACCGAAAGGCAGGCATCTTCCGGCTCCGAGCAAAACCATATCAAGTCTCGCCGGATAAAGGCGGCCAAATGTAGCGTACCGAGGCTGGTGGAATGTAACAGTATGTGCGTGGGGCCCAACGTCTCTTGTAGCGTTACTTCCCACTCGAACCGTTCCGAGCAGGACTCCTGTGTGCCGAACACAATAATATCTGGTACATGCTCGAGTGCTGTCGGGAGCACAAAGTCATTCATCTGTCGCGGTGGGCTCTGACCGTTCATGTTCCACGTGCCGATAAAGATGGTAACTTCCCGTGTTGGAAGTATTTTGTCCAGCTCGGTCGCTCCCAACAGCGAAGTCGAACCGAGACGTCCATGTAAGAAGTTTCGCTGGCGTGCCTTTTCTGCCGGAATTAAGTTGAGCACGTGTGCTGCCATAAGTGCTTGACGAGCGAGCGAATCGGCCGATCCAGGTGGTGCTTTTGCATTCGCTTCCGACTCGTCCATACCGCTTCCAATCCCGACTGCACCGGATGAAGTCGTTACCATGTCGAACGACATTGATTTGCGAGATTCGCGCTGATCCAGCGTATCGCATCCACCGGGGAGTAGTAAATCATCCTCCTTTTCTGCAATATTCGGAGAACTATAGTGCTGTTCCATCTTTTCGTAGCCGTCCATATTGCAACGATGCAGTGGCGGTAAGAATCGTTCTTTGAACCGTGACTTGCTTGACATAATTGCACGTTGCGTATGGTTCTGGTATTCACGGAAAACGATCGGCTTTGTTACCACGCGATTGTTCACGAGTGATACGGTTGCTTTAGGGGTACGTCCATTAACGTCGTATTCTTCCTGGGGCGTTTCAACTCGCGGTCCAACCTCCAGCGGTCGACGGTGGCGCAGTGGGCTTGATTTCTCTATCGGATAGCTGGTGCTCGATTTTGCAGTTAATTCCAGCTTCAGCTGTTGCCGACGCTGTTGCATCTCAAGATCGTACGAATCGCTACCAGCACTAGAACTGCCCGTAGCTGGGTGCGAGTAGCGATTCCGCGGCGGTGACTTCACAATTGCCTCGTCGATCGAGCAGCATAGATTGAACTGTCCACCACCGCCAGCAGTAGATGTGTTCCCTCCCGAAACGTAGCTGCTCAAACGATTGCCAAGCGAGATACGGGTAGAGGAATTGTCTCGTTTTCGTACTGCAGTCGGAATTTTCGTCGCCGTTGAACCTTCCAGACCCGTGGACGAGGTGGTGGTagtcgttgtcgtcgttgaTGACGTAGAGAGCAACTGGTATGAGTTGGTATCGCTTGGATTGGACGAATCTTGCCGCTGACTGGTGCTGCTAGTGGATGTAGTCGTAGTGGTTACTAAACCACCGTTACTGTTACCACCGCTGTTGTTACTTGCTTTCGTTGCCTGCTGTGGCGGAATAGTATGATGATTGCCGAGCAAACTTAAACTCGATCCACTGTCAATCGTTTGGTTCTCGTCTTCACTTTCCGAACATCGTTGCGGCTCAACACGTGACGAACGCTTCGAAAGCAAACCAAGAAACGGTCGTTTGTTCTTTCCGCTGGTGCTAACGTTGTTGGTCATGTTTGTTGCGCTACCAGCGGGAGGTTTTGAACGGCTTGTTTCGGGCACCGATTTATCCATtatgtgcttttctttttaagtTTTACAAGGTACCTTAAACTGGAGACCGAATAGGATCGCTCGACACTGTTGTTTGTATCACTGCACTCGCTGTCGTTATATAAGACAGTAAACATGCCGTCCGAACGTAGGACGCTAAAGAAGCTGCAGCGATCGGGTTCAACTGCAACTGGGAACTAACCACGAGCTTACGTTCATAGCTACGACAGCGGCAACAACGACCACCTCGGGTACAGTAACGATGTTCTCCGTgcattgttgtttatttttagccaCCAAACGGCCTGTCCACTCGCAAGATGTGCCCTTGATTTATACATATGATGCAGCAGATGGTGTTGATACGTATCTAGCAGCCAGCTGAAACGATGACGGCGGCATGCCGCAGCAGgacattttcgttttgtttctatcGTATTCTACTGACATCTTACAGGTGTGTTAACGGTTACGCGGTAAGTTGCTTCATgcaccaccatcatcgttGTTCTCAACGCTGTGTTGAGCCGCTATTTTTTGACTTGGTGCACTCATCCTGAAACACGGTACACATACATTTTTCGCTGTTACATCGCAGGCCCGCAGTAGGTTGGACATGCTTTCGCTCATTTACATCATTGCTCAATCAGGTGCAAAACTCAATGCAAAAGGACGATGACGTAGGACGATTCTTCAGACTAGGTTTGGGTGAGGATTGTGACGATGGTGCATGTGGGAAAATCTTTCCTCACAAACACCTCACTTGGCTTTTGTCCGTAGTAGGATAGTGTttgaagcgaaacaaaacaattagcCCAGGCACACCAACCTTTTTTTCACACGCATCTGAAAGTGAGCAGGATTGTTAGAGAAATAATGACGAAAACGAAATCATTTCTTGCAATTGCGCACAGTAATCTGGAAGTGGCGTCCAGCCGGAAAATATCACCACTCACTGTAGCCAACCGGGTACATATGATGACCCTTTTTcaggattatttatttacttcacCTGTCAGACGCATTTGACACTTCGCATAAGCATCAACAAACATGCAATGTTGGATTTGCATAAGTTTTAGCAAAAGTAGCGCTAATATCATTGATAGGATATGatttataacaaaatgaatcatgcataatttttttagaacgctatttatataaaaaggGAATATATACTGTCTCAAGCTTGTGACCTGTACGACACTCTGTCCAGTATGGTGAACTGACAGCACGTCTGACAGAACGTAAACAATCGAATCATCGAAAAAAGTGATGTTCGCGCAGAGAAAAGCAGACAAATTAAATAGTGAAAATAGTTTGTAGTTTTTGTTCCTAACTTTCCTCGTTTGTGGGGAATATAGTTCACTCATCTCGGTAGCTGGTGGCACGCGGATCAGTGACGATGGATATTAAcagaaataatgcttttttcgaaaaggtactgaaaaaatgtttttttatttgtcgtgTACGGAGTGTGGTTTTgatatgtatgtttttgttcgtaTTTTTCGCTCAttagttaaaacaaaatgttacgGATACTTTCGATCGCGTGCGAAAAGCGATAGATATGAGGGAGAAGCTACTGCTCAGACAACTCACAGTTGTGGTACAACAAGCGCAGCACATCACGTTCGAGTACGATAGTATACGTTTTCTAGGCGACGGTG
The DNA window shown above is from Anopheles funestus chromosome 3RL, idAnoFuneDA-416_04, whole genome shotgun sequence and carries:
- the LOC125768832 gene encoding inositol polyphosphate 5-phosphatase E — protein: MDKSVPETSRSKPPAGSATNMTNNVSTSGKNKRPFLGLLSKRSSRVEPQRCSESEDENQTIDSGSSLSLLGNHHTIPPQQATKASNNSGGNSNGGLVTTTTTSTSSTSQRQDSSNPSDTNSYQLLSTSSTTTTTTTTSSTGLEGSTATKIPTAVRKRDNSSTRISLGNRLSSYVSGGNTSTAGGGGQFNLCCSIDEAIVKSPPRNRYSHPATGSSSAGSDSYDLEMQQRRQQLKLELTAKSSTSYPIEKSSPLRHRRPLEVGPRVETPQEEYDVNGRTPKATVSLVNNRVVTKPIVFREYQNHTQRAIMSSKSRFKERFLPPLHRCNMDGYEKMEQHYSSPNIAEKEDDLLLPGGCDTLDQRESRKSMSFDMVTTSSGAVGIGSGMDESEANAKAPPGSADSLARQALMAAHVLNLIPAEKARQRNFLHGRLGSTSLLGATELDKILPTREVTIFIGTWNMNGQSPPRQMNDFVLPTALEHVPDIIVFGTQESCSERFEWEVTLQETLGPTHILLHSTSLGTLHLAAFIRRDLIWFCSEPEDACLSVRPGTAFRTKGAVAISFCLFGTSFLFVTSHLTAHQQKVKERVSDVKKIIHALDLPRNLTVKHRNKDVTQNFDSVYWCGDLNFRLSEPREKLMQWIETTQFPLPAHLPHGFMHTDQLTSVLSDGAAFRGFREAKITFPPTYKYDPGTQRFDSSSKQRAPAYTDRILYKFKPLPVTTVHRRSSNLPPGGKISHPPSPVKCLAYDSVQSITSSDHKPVWALFRNIIRPGIDTVPLAAGLFNREVYLEGMKRRLDNSGAGSSAVCNIQ